Below is a genomic region from Sulfitobacter sp. OXR-159.
CTTACCCAAGCGATGATCACCGCGATGACCGCGCCGATGGCCCAAGGCAAGCTTTACGACATCGACATGCGCCTGCGCCCTTCGGGCAATCAGGGGCCAGTGGCGACCAGCCTCGCCAGCTTTGAGAGCTACCAGAAAGAGCAGGCTTGGGTCTGGGAGCATCTGGCCCTTACCCGCGCACGGGTGATCGCGGGGGCAGAGGATCTGGGCCGCGATGTCGAAGCGCTTCGGGCTGAAATCCTCAGCCGCGCCGCCCCGCGCGACAAGGTGCTGGGCGAGGTCGCGAAGATGCGCCAGCGCATCGCCGCCGCCCGCAGCCCTGCAGGGCCGCTCGACGCCAAGACGGGCGCGGGCCGCTTGCAGGATATCGAACTGTTCGCGCAGGCAGGCGCGCTTATCGGCGGCACTGGCGCGCGTGAGATCGACGCGGGCCTTGCCGCCGCGCGCGGCGAAAACGTGATTGATGGGCAGGCGGAAGCCGCGCTTTCGTCGGCCTATACCAACGCATGGACCCTGAATTGCGCTGCGCGTCTGCTGTCTGCCAATCCGATTGATGCGCGGACAATGGGGCAGGCGGGGGCGAGCTTTCTCTGTCGTGTGTTAGCTTGTGGCGATCTTGCGGCAATGGAGGCCAAGATGCAGGGAGATTACGCCACCGCGGCTCAGATCATCGACGCGGCGCTGCCCGAGCCGGGGCAAGAGGGGGCATGAGCGATCCAGATGACCCAAAGGGATTGATCCGCGAATCCTACCGGATGGAGGGGATTGGCTCTGCCGAATGCCGCAGCATCTTTCTCGACTGGGCGTTGAGCCTGCCGGAAGGCCACGACAACGCAGCCGCCATCACCCGTTTGCTGGAACGCTACGGTGCCGGCGCCGCGGATCACCCGATGACCCAAGTGCTGCGCGAGGGGCAGACCACGCTCACCACCCCGCGCCGCCGCGGCGGCTGGCGGGGCAGGGCGCGCAACTGACCGCCGATCTGGGCCTGCGAAACCTCTTTCCCCAGCCGCGCGAACGCAGTACGAGGGGCGCTATGACAACGCGCCAAACCCCCTCCGCCCCGCAGCCTGCCACGCTTCCCGTGGTGCGCCTTTTGCCCAAGGCCAATGCCCGCGCCATCCGCCACGGCTTTCCTTGGGTCTATGCCAATGAACTGGTCACCGACCGCCGCACGCGGGGGCTTGCCCCCGGCACGCTGGCGCTGCTGGAAGACGCCGACCGCAAGCCCATGGGGCTGGTCGCGGTCAATCCGACCTCCAAAATCATCGCCCGGATGATCGACCAAGACGCAGAGGCGCAGGTGGATCAGGCGTGGTTCGAGGCGCGCGTTAGTCGCGCCCTTGCCCTGCGCAGCCAGCTTTACGATCAACCCTATTACCGCCTGATCCACGCCGAGGCCGATGGCCTGCCGGGCGTCATCATTGACCGCTTTGGCGATACCTGCGTGATCCAGCCCAACGCCGCTTGGGCCGATACGCTGCTTGAGCCGCTCGTGGCTGCGCTGCAATCGGTGACCGGCGTGACCAATGTGCTGAAGAACGCCTCTGGCCGCACACGCAAGCTCGAAGGGTTGGACGATGCCTCGGTCACGGTCGCCGGCACCACGCCCGAAGGCCCGCTGCCGGTGCCGATGAACGGCGCGACCTATATGGCCGACCTTACCGGCGGGCAGAAAACCGGCCTGTTCTATGACCAACGCCCGAACCACGCCTTTGCCGCCAATCTGGCGCGCAATGGGGCACGGGTGCTGGATGTCTTTGCCCATGTCGGCGGCTTCTCCCTCGCCGCTCTGGCGAATGGCGCGTCATCGGCACTGGCCGTCGACGGCTCCGCCCCCGCGTTGGAACTGGCCGAAGCCGGGGCCGCCGCAATGAACATGCAAGACCGTTTCGCGACCCGCCAAGGCGATGCCTTTGACGTGCTGACCGCCCTGCGCGATGAGGGCGAGACCTTTGACGTGGTGATCTGCGATCCGCCCGCCTTTGCCCCCTCGCGCCAAGCGGTCGACGCGGGGCTGCGTGCCTATGAGCGTGTCGCACGTCTTTCGGCGCAGCTGGTGGCGGAGAACGGGATTCTGGGCCTCTGCTCTTGCTCGCATGCCGCCGACCTGAACCAGTTCCGCACCGCCTCCGTGCGCGGCATTGGCCGGGCCGGGCGTCGCGCCATGCTGCTGCACACCGGCTTTGCCGGGGCGGACCACCCGCAACTGCCGCAGTTGGCGGAAAGCGGCTACCTCAAGTCGCTGTTCTTCCGCCTGTGATGGAAACGCGCCCCCGCGTGCTGATCGACACCTGCGTGCTCTACCCCACGGTGATGCGCGAAATGGTGTTGGGTGTGGCAGCAAGGGGCGCGTTCGAGCCGGTCTGGTCGGCGCGTATCTTAGAAGAATGGGCCCGCGCGGCGATCAAGCTTGGGCCCACGGGCGAAGCACAAGCGCGGGCCGAGATCGCACTGCTGCGCGGCAACTGGCCGGGGGCCGAACGCGCGGCCTCCCCCAGCCTACAGGCGCGGCTTTGGCTGCCGGATGAGAATGACATTCATGTGCTGGCCGTCGCCGTGGCCAGCAGCGCCGATATAATCCTGACGCTCAACGCAAAGGATTTCCCCCGCCAGATCCTCGCTGAAGAGGGCCTGAGCCGGGCCGATCCTGACAGCTATCTGCATGGGATTTGGCAAGCGACACCGGAATTGGTCGCCCCCGTGGCCGACGCCGTCTTGCAAGAGGCGCGGCGGCTGTCGGGCGAGCAATGGGAGATGCGCGCTCTGCTGAAAAAGGCACGGCTGCCGCGGCTGGCAAAGGCTCTGGCCTAGCCCTCCCACCGCAGTTGCAGCTTGCGCAACGCGGCGACACGTTCGTCTGTCTTGGGGTGGCTCAGCAGCCAAGCGGGCGGGCGTCCCGCGCCGTTCTGGCTTAGCGCGTCCAACTTCTCGAACAGGGAAATCTGTGGGCCGATGCCGATGCCCGCTTTGGTCAGCAAGGCGGCGGCATAGGCGTCGGCCTCATACTCATCCCCGCGTGAGAGGCGGGCAGCCAGCAGGCTGGTCAGCCCGTTTGCGATTAGCACACCGATCCCGGGAATGATCCGCCCCAGCACCATCGCCAGCGCCGTGCGCAGGGCGTTTTGACCCGAGAAATCGATCATCCGCCGCCGCGAATGGCCAAGCGCCACATGGCCCAACTCATGCGCGATGACGCTCGCCAATTCCTCCGCCGTTACAGCGCCTTGACGGAACTTGTTGTAAAATCCGCGGGTGATGAAAATGCGCCCATCGGGGGCTGCCAGCCCGTTGACCGGTTCGATCTCATAAAGATGCACCTTGATGCGCGGCAGGTCCAACGCCTTGGCCATCTTTGCGCTCATGTCGTTGAGTTTGGGGTCCACCAAGGGGGTCGATTTCGCGTCCAACTCGCGCGCCGTGCGCCAAGCGGAAAAACGATACATGGCCAGCGCGTAAAGGATGGCAAGCAGAATGGGGAGAAAGCGGATCATGCCCGCAATATGGGCAGGCCGAGAGCCGGGGGCAAGCGGCACAAGGCCGCGCCCCCGGTTTCATGTCATGCGATCAGACGA
It encodes:
- a CDS encoding RSP_2647 family RNA methyltransferase translates to MTTRQTPSAPQPATLPVVRLLPKANARAIRHGFPWVYANELVTDRRTRGLAPGTLALLEDADRKPMGLVAVNPTSKIIARMIDQDAEAQVDQAWFEARVSRALALRSQLYDQPYYRLIHAEADGLPGVIIDRFGDTCVIQPNAAWADTLLEPLVAALQSVTGVTNVLKNASGRTRKLEGLDDASVTVAGTTPEGPLPVPMNGATYMADLTGGQKTGLFYDQRPNHAFAANLARNGARVLDVFAHVGGFSLAALANGASSALAVDGSAPALELAEAGAAAMNMQDRFATRQGDAFDVLTALRDEGETFDVVICDPPAFAPSRQAVDAGLRAYERVARLSAQLVAENGILGLCSCSHAADLNQFRTASVRGIGRAGRRAMLLHTGFAGADHPQLPQLAESGYLKSLFFRL
- a CDS encoding RSP_2648 family PIN domain-containing protein, with the protein product METRPRVLIDTCVLYPTVMREMVLGVAARGAFEPVWSARILEEWARAAIKLGPTGEAQARAEIALLRGNWPGAERAASPSLQARLWLPDENDIHVLAVAVASSADIILTLNAKDFPRQILAEEGLSRADPDSYLHGIWQATPELVAPVADAVLQEARRLSGEQWEMRALLKKARLPRLAKALA
- a CDS encoding M48 family metalloprotease codes for the protein MIRFLPILLAILYALAMYRFSAWRTARELDAKSTPLVDPKLNDMSAKMAKALDLPRIKVHLYEIEPVNGLAAPDGRIFITRGFYNKFRQGAVTAEELASVIAHELGHVALGHSRRRMIDFSGQNALRTALAMVLGRIIPGIGVLIANGLTSLLAARLSRGDEYEADAYAAALLTKAGIGIGPQISLFEKLDALSQNGAGRPPAWLLSHPKTDERVAALRKLQLRWEG